In Prunus dulcis chromosome 2, ALMONDv2, whole genome shotgun sequence, a single genomic region encodes these proteins:
- the LOC117617413 gene encoding uncharacterized protein LOC117617413: MVSTIFAVTGLLSSMSNKLMELQACHGDMMGLVTNCMMYVQKVLPLPNMDASEACCNALNTADIPCLCHGISGQLEQTIIDTAKIVSFAESCGKPLAHGTQCGSKKTLLKPLHNI, encoded by the coding sequence ATGGTTTCAACTATCTTTGCAGTCACTGGACTTCTGAGTTCCATGAGCAATAAGTTGATGGAGCTGCAGGCCTGCCATGGAGACATGATGGGTTTGGTCACAAACTGCATGATGTATGTCCAGAAGGTCTTGCCATTGCCAAACATGGATGCATCCGAGGCATGTTGCAATGCTTTGAACACAGCTGACATTCCATGTCTGTGCCATGGCATTTCTGGTCAGCTTGAGCAGACGATCATCGACACGGCCAAGATTGTTTCTTTTGCAGAGTCCTGCGGCAAGCCTCTTGCACATGGGACACAATGTGGGAGTAAGAAAACCCTACTAAAACCTCTGCACAATATATGA
- the LOC117620099 gene encoding pentatricopeptide repeat-containing protein At3g61360, with amino-acid sequence MLLLTRLKRSNQLTQIPPKLNFSVIHALKISSQFLPSSETNIEVDRITRIINNHPYPDQPLLPTLLQHIPPHALSTSFVENVLGYLFSAHSNGLKALEFFNYSLHHSQLCPSSDAFEKTLHILARMRYFDKAWDLMEKISSMHPSLLTLKSMSIMLSKIAKFQSYEDVLEAFGKMENDIFVGRKFGTEEFNVLLRAFCTERQMKEARSVFLKMHFRFSPNTKTMNILLLGFKESGDITAVELFYHELVKRGFEPNIITYNIRIDAYCKKGCFADGLRLFEGMERENLSPTLETITTLIHGAGVARNPIKAQQLFDEIRLRNLLPDTGVYNALMSSLIRSRDVKSAVALMDEMEVKHIEHDNMTYHTMFSCLMRTSDIDGVSRLYHKMVDRSFVPKTRTVVMLMKYFCVNQQLDLGLHLWRYLVEKGCCPHGHALDLLLTGLCSRSRVIEAFECSKQMLERGRDMSEPALRILESFLVRAGEMDKLRKLKQMIQRLHTLLPPLRGHTFADPASKNTEVHKPGPQGKVS; translated from the coding sequence ATGCTCCTTTTGACAAGATTAAAGAGATCCAATCAACTTACTCAAATTCCACCGAAGCTAAATTTTTCTGTCATTCACGCTCTTAAAATATCCAGCCAATTTCTACCGTCTTCAGAGACTAATATTGAAGTGGACAGGATCACCAGAATAATTAATAACCATCCGTATCCTGATCAACCACTTCTACCAACTCTTCTCCAGCACATCCCACCCCATGCTCTTTCCACCAGCTTTGTGGAGAATGTTTTGGGTTACCTTTTTTCAGCCCATTCCAATGGTCTTAAAGCCCTTGAATTCTTCAATTATTCTCTCCATCATTCCCAGTTATGTCCAAGCTCAGATGCTTTTGAAAAGACACTGCACATCCTTGCCAGGATGCGGTATTTTGATAAAGCTTGGGACTTGATGGAAAAAATAAGCAGCATGCACCCTTCCTTGCTGACCCTTAAGTCAATGAGCATCATGCTgtcaaaaattgcaaaatttcAGTCATATGAAGATGTCCTTGAAGCATTTGGCAAGATGGAGAATGATATTTTTGTTGGGAGGAAGTTTGGTACTGAAGAGTTTAATGTACTCCTTAGAGCATTTTGCACAGAGAGGCAGATGAAGGAGGCACGGTCGGTGTTCCTAAAGATGCATTTTCGGTTTTCACCCAACACCAAGACCATGAATATCTTGCTCTTGGGATTCAAGGAATCTGGAGATATTACTGCAGTAGAACTCTTTTACCATGAACTGGTTAAAAGAGGCTTTGAGCCAAATATTATAACTTACAATATTAGAATCGATGCTTACTGTAAGAAAGGTTGCTTTGCTGATGGTTTGAGACTTTTTGAAGGAATGGAACGGGAAAATTTGTCGCCCACTTTGGAAACAATCACTACATTGATCCACGGAGCAGGGGTTGCTCGAAATCCAATTAAGGCACAACAATTATTTGATGAGATTCGTTTGAGAAATTTGCTTCCTGATACTGGGGTGTATAATGCTTTGATGAGCTCACTTATTAGATCAAGGGATGTGAAGTCGGCAGTCGCATTGATGGATGAGATGGAAGTGAAGCATATTGAACATGATAATATGACTTATCACACAATGTTCTCTTGCTTGATGAGGACATCTGATATTGACGGTGTTTCTAGACTATATCACAAAATGGTTGACAGAAGTTTTGTGCCCAAAACACGAACAGTGGTGATGTTAATGAAATATTTCTGTGTAAACCAGCAGCTTGATTTGGGATTGCATTTATGGCGATACCTGGTGGAGAAAGGATGTTGTCCTCATGGTCATGCTTTGGACCTTCTGTTAACGGGATTGTGCTCCCGCAGTAGGGTAATAGAAGCTTTTGAGTGCTCCAAACAAATGttggagagagggagagatatGAGTGAACCTGCATTGCGGATATTAGAGAGCTTTCTGGTTCGGGCAGGTGAGATGGACAAGCTGAGGAAGCTCAAGCAGATGATACAGAGATTGCATACTCTGTTGCCCCCATTAAGAGGGCACACTTTTGCTGATCCTGCATCCAAAAATACAGAGGTACACAAACCAGGTCCACAAGGCAAAGTGTCATGA
- the LOC117618822 gene encoding pentatricopeptide repeat-containing protein At1g05600-like — MSIRWPRLLTPTHLSQIIRKQKNPLTALQIFSEAKCKYPNYRHNGPVYANMISILGNSGRINEMKEVINEMKNDSCECKDSVFVSVIKTYARAGLLDEAVSLFKNISQFNCVNWTQSFNTLLEIMVKESKLEAAHRIFMEHCCGWEVSSRVRSLNLLMLALCQKGRSDIALQVFQEMDYQSCNPDRESYRILMRGLCKDKRLNEATHLLYSMFWRISQKGCGEDVVIYRTLLDAMCDNGQVEDAVEILGKILRKGLKAPKRFRHNLDLSHYGNGEDTEGIKRLINEALVGGGIPSLASYSAMAIDLYNENKIGEADKVLKEMQDRGFRPTALVFEAKAAALCRERKVVEAVEVIEKEMVEANCVPTVRVYSVVVRGLCSEGQSVLAILYLKKMEKQVGCVADKKTYGILVDGLCGESRFLEASRVLQDMLIKSHWPCAETYNRVITGLCSVGKQYEAVMWLEEMTSRAMLPEYSVWSSLVASVCCNMANIEVCSDAYKRLKSS, encoded by the coding sequence ATGAGTATAAGATGGCCGAGGCTTCTAACACCCACGCACCTCTCTCAGATTATACGAAAGCAGAAAAACCCATTAACAGCTCTCCAAATTTTCAGTGAAGCTAAATGCAAATACCCCAATTACCGTCACAACGGTCCAGTTTATGCCAACATGATCAGCATACTGGGAAACTCAGGCCGAATCAATGAGATGAAGGAAGTAATTAATGAGATGAAAAACGACTCCTGTGAATGCAAAGATTCAGTTTTTGTTTCTGTAATTAAGACCTATGCAAGAGCTGGGTTGCTGGACGAGGCAGTGTCTCTTTTCAAGAACATTTCACAGTTCAACTGTGTGAATTGGACGCAGTCTTTCAATACCCTGTTGGAGATTATGGTGAAAGAGTCCAAGCTTGAAGCAGCTCATCGTATTTTCATGGAGCATTGTTGTGGATGGGAAGTGAGCTCTCGGGTTCGGTCCTTGAATTTGCTTATGCTTGCTTTGTGCCAAAAGGGTCGTTCAGATATTGCACTGCAAGTTTTCCAAGAGATGGATTATCAAAGTTGCAATCCGGATAGGGAAAGTTACCGGATACTAATGAGAGGGTTGTGCAAAGATAAGAGGCTGAACGAGGCAACCCATTTGTTGTATTCAATGTTTTGGAGGATTTCTCAGAAGGGTTGTGGTGAAGATGTTGTGATTTACAGAACCTTGTTAGATGCCATGTGTGATAATGGGCAGGTTGAAGATGCTGTGGAGATTCTTGGTAAGATATTAAGGAAGGGGCTCAAGGCCCCTAAGCGGTTTCGCCACAATCTTGATCTCAGCCATTATGGTAATGGCGAAGACACGGAAGGCATTAAGCGTTTGATCAATGAAGCTCTGGTCGGAGGTGGGATACCCAGTTTGGCTAGTTACAGTGCTATGGCAATCGATCTCTACAATGAAAATAAGATTGGTGAGGCTGACAAAGTACTGAAAGAAATGCAAGACAGAGGCTTTAGGCCAACAGCTTTGGTCTTTGAAGCAAAGGCAGCCGCATTGTGTAGGGAAAGGAAAGTTGTTGAAGCAGTGGAGGTGATTGAAAAGGAGATGGTGGAGGCAAACTGTGTTCCAACTGTAAGAGTGTATAGTGTTGTGGTAAGAGGCCTTTGTAGCGAAGGGCAGTCTGTTTTGGCCATTTTGTATCTGAAGAAGATGGAAAAGCAGGTGGGTTGTGTTGCAGACAAGAAAACGTATGGCATTTTGGTCGATGGGCTTTGTGGGGAGAGTAGATTTCTTGAAGCAAGCAGAGTATTGCAGGATATGTTGATCAAGTCACATTGGCCTTGTGCTGAGACTTACAATAGAGTTATTACTGGCCTTTGCTCAGTGGGCAAGCAATATGAAGCTGTTATGTGGTTGGAGGAGATGACAAGTCGGGCTATGCTACCGGAATATTCTGTATGGAGCTCATTGGTGGCATCTGTGTGTTGTAACATGGCCAACATTGAGGTTTGCTCCGACGCCTATAAGAGGCTAAAGAGTTCTTGA